GCTGCATGGGATGGCCAGTGGCCCAACAAGCCGGACATTGTAATGGAAGGTGGAAACCAGGAAATAGATGGCAACGACTTACTACACAACGATCAACTAAACCCACTTTCAATAGATAAGAATTTCAACCGAAATATTTTCATTCCATTTGGTGGCACCAGTGGAGCCTCTGCCATGGTGGCCAACATGTCAGCGATGCTTCAGCACAAGTATTCTGACTTATGGCCGGAAACCATCAGAGGTCTGCTCATTCATAGCGCCGAATGGACGCCAGCCATGCTGGCTGGAAGGTCACTTCATACCTTGTCAGAAAATGAACGAAGATCATTGATTCGATCGGTAGGCTATGGTGTGCCAAATATTTTGAAAGCCGTGAGCAGTGCCAACAATTCTCTGACGCTTATAGCCCAGGAACACATCACACCATTTAGGCTTGAAAATGGCGCAGTGCGCTACAACGAATATCACTTTTATGAGCTACCCTGGCCAAGGGAGGTATTGCTGCACGAAGTGGCAGACAGGGATGCAACCATCACCATTACGCTCTCCTATTTTATTGAACCCAACCCAGGCAACCGGCAATATGCGAGGTCGTTCTCCTATCACTCGCACAGTCTCGACTTTAAGCTCATAAAACCAGGAGAATCCATTGAGCACTTTCAAAGAAGAGTATCGGCAGCATCCGTGCTAGAAGAGGAGGATGAACTAGAAGAAAACATGCCAGCCGATAAGAAAGGTGAAGACTGGTTCATTAAAGAAAGGGTCCGGAGCAAAGGATCCATCAAAAAGACATGCTCACGGTAAGCGGTGCTGAACTGGCTGACAGGCATTATTTAGCCATCTTTCCCAAGGCAGGTTGGTACCGTACACGCAAAAGATTGAACCGCTACAATACATCAGTTCGGTATAGTTTGATTATCTCAATTGAAACTCCTGTAGAGGAAGTAGACATTTATACTCCTGTCGAAATGCTGATAGCGGTCCCAATTCCAATATCATCATAATTGGTAGCTTAGTTGTGCCTTGGTTCGTGGCTCACGAAACAAGCCCTTACCCAGCTACAATATCCCATACCCAATTACTGCATATACCGCCACTCCCATGGCGCAACAGGTTGTTTATCTGCCCACAAGCCAACCTGTGCAGTACGGGCAGCCAGCTCCAGCTTCGCCCAGGCAGCGTTTTGGTCATACCGGGTATAATGCCAGGCCATTCCCACACACCTACCAACTTACCAATCTCCACACTTATCAACCTCAAAAAAGCAGCCTCAATCACAAAAGTCAACCCGATACACAAAGGGAGGCGCAGGCAAGGCCATCCCGATAGCTATCGGGAGCCCGGAGGGTTCGGGTTGGCCTTGTCCCGATTGCTATCGGGATTATTGGTACTTTTTGCATCAAGGCAAAAAGTACAAGCAATCAAGCGCTTCATAAAACTGCAACATCCTATGCCTATTACTGCATATACCTCCACTCCCATGGCGCAACAGGTTGTTTATCTGCCCACAGGCCAACCTGAGCAGTACGGGCAGCCAGCTCCAGCTTCGCCCAGGCAGCGTTTTGGTCATAACAGGCATAATGCCAAGCCACTCCCACACACCTGCCAACTTACCAACTTACCAACCTACCAACCCCCAAAAACCACCACAAAAAGTCAACCCGCTACACAGAGGGAGGCGCAGGCAAGGCCATCCCGATAGCTATCGGGAGCCCGGAGGGATCGGGTTGGCCTTGTCCCGATTGCTATCGGGATTATTGGTACTTTTTGCATCAAGGCAAAAAGTACAAGCAATCAAGCGCTTCATAAAACTGCAACATCCCATTCCCATTACTGCATTTACCGCCACTCCCATGGCGCAACCGGCTGTTTATCTGCCCACAGGCCAACCTGAGCAGTACGGGCAGCCAGCTCCAGCTTCGCCCAGGCTACGTTTTGGTCATACCGGGTATAATGCCAGGCCAGCCCGGCCTTCAGTAAAGCTTCATTCAGGCTTTGCGCCGGCTCGTCGTACCATACTATACCTATTGTACGCCCATACCGGTCAGTATCAGTACTATCCACCTTCACGGTCTTGCCATAAATGGCTTTACTGGCAAATGCCTTCGCCACCTGCCCAAACGGCTGCCCCTTCTCCGGGCAATCAAAGCCAGGGTAAAAGTTTCAAAAGGCTATACAGAGAAGCTGCACTGGACGCATATCTGTTTTTGAACTGCTGGAAGTAAGAATACTTACCCGTGAATGGATAGAAGAATACAATACCAAAAGACCGCATGAATCTCTTCAGAATCATACTCTCGAAGAATGAAAGTTAAAACAAACCAATACCTTCAATACTCTAATTAAAGCTGTCTAAGAAAAGGGGCACTTACAATACAAGATTACAAAAAGAGAAATATTAAGGTGTATCAAGGGTTGTTAGCTATCCAATTACTATAATTATCCCTTTGTAAATCAAATAAAAGTGACTGAAATATTCTTGAGTTGTAAGTATAAAGAGTGTGTCTCAAAATTGTATAAGGATTCATCTTGTCTCCATAAGTATCCTCTCTATACTTTTTATACCTCTCAACCAATTCATGATGTTTCTCAAATGCATCTTTTAAGTCACCTATAGTAAGCTCCTTTAAATTGACAATTTCATAAATAAACCCCTCAACTTTGTAATCTTCAAATACAAAGTCTTTGAAAACACTATTACAATAATTCAGAAAGTTCCCAACGTCTAGTTTCTCTTTTAAGAGTAACTCTTCCTGCTTAATTTTTTCTTCAATCTCAGCTTTAGTCTCAAGACGAATCGCATCGAACTCCCTATCTGCCATTTCAAACAACGCCGCTAAATTGATTACTCGTCTTTGAAGTTTATCGGATAAAGACTTTTTATACTTCAATTTATGGTCCACTTCACTCCAAGCATCTTGAACAATTGACCTTACTTGTACTTCAAACTGGTATTGAGCAATGTGTTGATACTCTTTAAATCCACTTCTTTCCTTGTTTAACTTTAAATCCAAATGAACTCCTTTATATCCGAATGTGTCTTTCTTTTGAAGCAGTTGCAAAGTTTTATTTGTAATATCTAATGTCTCAAAATTCTCTTTTACTACATCGACAACCTTTTCGATATCACTTTCATACATACAAATTACACGAATACCAATAAGGTCAGTTATGAAGTCCTTAATCTCATAATTCTTTTTGCTTTTCTCTACTTCCTTTCGATACTTCAAATTAAATTTTTCTATACACTCATTTCGCTCTTTAACTCTAGAAATAATTTTCGGTGTGATAAATTCTTGAGTATTAGACAGTAATAAATAAATCAAGTTTCTGAAAGATTTTTCAGCAGAATGAATATTATCAATATTAGCTGCATAAAATTCTTTAAAGTTTTCTTTCTTCTCTAAAAAGTCTATCATAAGTGCAGTTTTTGGTTCTGATAGTGTGTATAACCATAAAAGGTTAGGCTGATTTATTCTTTATCAACGTTCACAGCAATTGCAATCCAACTTTTATAGTTTCTTCCAAACAATATTTTCTCTTTTTCCTGAAAGTTCCCTATCAGTTAACAATTTACAAAATCTATATTCAGAGAATTATATTTTACCAAATTTCTGCGAGATAAATTATCCTAATGAAGAATTGGAAAAACAGATCGTTGATACAAGTTTCAACATTGAATATTCATGTTTTTTCTCTTTGCTGTTCGGGATTTGCAATCCCGAACCTATATCGCCGGGTTTGTAACCCGGGAAATCATGCGGTAAATTTGAAATCATGTCATTTGCTTACAACATCAAAGATCAGGGTGCTCTTCACTTCCTCACCTTTACGGTACACCAGTGGGCTGATGTTTTTACACGTCAACAGTATGTGGATTTGTATCTCGACAGCCTACAATATTGTCAGCAAGAAAAAGGCCTGCTGATCTATGGCTGGGTAGTAATGACCAACCATATACATCTTTTGGCCAGAGCAGCAAATGAAAACCTAAGTGAAATTATTCGTGACCATAAAAAGTTTACGGCAAAAAAAATATGTACAGCTATAGCAGCAAATGAAAAGGAAAGCCGGAAGGAATGGCTGTCGTTAATTTACAACGTGAAGGTCATATCTGGTTTTGGGAAGAAGGTTATCATGGTGAAGCGATTTACAGTGAAGCTTTCTTTCTTTCGAAACTGGAATACATACACAAAAATCCAGTTCGTGCAGGCTTCGTGGAAAGCCCTGAACACTATGTGAACAGCAGTGCTGCCGACTACTCAGGATTAAGGAAAGGCAGGTTGGCCATTTTTGGTTTATAGTAGCCTTTTGCGGATTGCAAATCCGCCGATATGGCTTCGGGATTACAAATCCCGAAGAGCAGCTTCGCCATTACAAATGGCGAACAGCGAACATCTCGAATAGCGGGGTTTTGGGAAGAAGGTTATCATGGTGAAGCGATTTACAGTGAAGCTTTCTTTCTTTCGAAACTGGAATACATACACAAAAATCCAGTTCATGCAGGCTTCGTGGAAAGCCCTGAACACTTTGTGAACAGCAGTGCTGCCGACTACTCAGGATTAAGGAAAGGCAGGTTGGCCATTTTTGTTTTTAGTAGCCTTTTGCGGATTGCAAATCCGCCGATAGCCCGTTCGTCATTGCAAATGGCGAACAGCGAACATCTCGAAGAGCGGGCGGGAGAAGACTGTTTAATAAGGCTACTTCCAGTAGTAGTCCACAATAAATCCTACAGCAGTTACTATTAAGAAAAACAAAAAATGCCTTGTGGCAACTCTCTTCACTGGAAAGGAATAAATCCGTAGCCATCGATTCCCCAAGGAACAAATTATTGTTACTATAACACTTGCAACAAGGGATAAAATTATCCCAAACAGTATTTTTTTAAAATAGTAGCTTAATGGATTTGTTGTCAATACTTCTTGCATCCTTTGAGGGCTTACAATTGCAAATATCATTGCAAGGAAGAGAAATATTGCCAGTATTGCGTCAACAAATATTATAAATGCTATTCCAATTACTTGTTTTGAATTCATGGTTTATTTTCGTTATCTTCTTTTGCACGATTATATATGATAGCTTCGTCTGTTTCTGTAACAGTAAAATCACCAAGATTAACCAATGAGCTAACAATAGCTTTCAATCTGTCTATTGTTTCCTTGGTCACAGTTTTTCCATGTGCTAACCTACCACCTCCTTTAAATCCAATTTCATAAAAAATACCTTTAATATGGTGTGCTGGCGATATCCAGTCATCTGAGTAATATACTTCATAACTAATATAAGCAGGATTTGTTATAAATTCATTTGCCTCATCAGGAGACAAATAAAGAGCAGTTTCAACAGCATGGAATATGCCATCATTCCGTCCAAACCTCATTGCCATATAATCTGCCATACCAGCAGCAAATGCAGCGCCCTCGCTATGACCTCAGCCTTGGTTCGTGGCGCACAAAAAAAACGCCTCATACAGTTGCAACATCCCATAACCATTACTGCATATACCGCCACTCCCATGGCGCAACCGGTTGTTTATCTGCCCACAGGCCAATCTGGGCAGTGCGGGCAGCCAGCTCCAGCTTCGCCCAGGCTGCGTTTTGGTCATAGCGGGTATAATGCCAGGCCAGCCCGGCCTTCAGTAAAGCTTCATTCAGGCTTTGCGCCGGCTCGTCGTACCATACTATACCTATTGTACGCCCATACCTGTCGGTATCAGTACTATCCACCTTCACGGTCTTTCCATAAATGGCTTTACTGGCAAATTGCTTAGCCACCTGCCCAAACGGCTGCCCCTTCTCCGGGCAATCAATCCCGTGCAGCCGTATCCGTACTTCCTTTTTCTGTGGGGTTAGTAAACTAAATGTGTATCAAGTTCCTCATTTCGTTTCCGAAAAAACATCGGCCTTCCACAGGCAGCATATTGATAATACCGGTTATCATAACGGCAATTTGCCAAACCCTACCAACCTGCCAACTTATCAACCTAACAACCTCAACCTACCACCTTACCGGTAAGCTGGCCAAAGAGGGCATTACTACAAATCAGGGTATTGTTACAATTGCGTCTCCGTAGTTTATTCAAAAGCAATTGATTATTTTGTGCCAAGAAGGGCCAGAAAAAGGGAATGGAAGCATGATTTCTCTCCGTAGAGCATTCATTTGTAGTCTGGCAGGCTTCATCACACCACAATAATTTGAAAAAAAGTCCAAGTTTAGTTGGAACTAAACACAGTATGCCTAAATTCGCACTCAGCAAGGTTAAAACCATAAACGCAAAACAAGCGGTACACGAACTTGAAATTGATGGTGTAAAAGTGCTGGATGCATTTGAAAATCAGCTAACTGGAACCAGTTTTCAATCAGAATACAAAACGCTACTCACCTATATTGAATATGCTGCAAATAATGGCAGTTTACCCGCAACAAAATTCAAAGACATTACACCAAAAGGAGAAGTAGTAAAAGAATATGAGTTTAAAAGTAAGCATCTGAGAATCTATGCCATCAAAGCCAGTAATGGCAAAATAATTGTACTGTGTGGATTGAAAAATAACCAGAAATCAGACATCACGAGTTTCAGGTCAATCAAAAAACAATTCTGTAACGCTATTAAAGTGGGAAAGTAAAAATGAAAAGAGAAGAATTGCTTAAAAGCCGGGAATATTGGATTGCCCAAATTCAATTAAAGCTTTACGAAATGATTGAAAACTACCGTAAAGAAAACAATTTGAATAAGACACAACTGGCACAAAGGCTGGGGGTTACCAAAGGATATATAACTCAAATTCTAAACGGCGACTTTGACCATAAAGTAAGTAAGCTTGTCGATCTGGCACTGGCGTTTGATAAAGTACCTTGCTTTGAGTTTGAAAATTTTGAACAATACTTACTCTGTGATAAGTTGGGTATGAATGATATTAAAATAAATGCAAGGCCAATCATACATCTCACAGTTTCTCACTCCTATACACTACCCCGTAAAGACACAGACACAAATGCGGATACCGGTCTTTTTCATTCAGATCAAATAACATATACGTTGAACAAGCCAGGATGTATTACTGAAGTACCAGCTTTAAACTAATCGGTCATCAATGACAGAACAAAAATTCGCAATAGAACTAAAGGCTGCCAGCACTGAAGAATTCAAGGTTGAAAGATCTTTGCATGATAAAATTGGGCCTATAAACCCACAAAAAATTAATGTCCAACTTGGATTTCAGTTTCATCATGAAATTGTCAAAGATATATTTACCGTTACCGTTTTAGTGGTATATCAATACCCGACAAATCCAAGCAACAATGAGCATATCGAGCTGATGAAGTTTCAGGCGGGTTTTGACTTTACAGTTACAAATCTCAAAACCATTTTAAAACCAAATCAATCAGGCTTCCAGATGCCTGATAATGTAATGATGGCCATCGTAGGGGTTTCCATATCAACTGCGAGAGGTATGCTCATACCGTTAACCGCCGGCAGCTATTTAAATTCCTTCATTCTTCCGATTGTTGACACAAAAGAAATGTTGGAAAACTTAAAGATTAAAAAAACGCCAATTGAAAATGAACTTCATGTTCAAGGCCAGCAACAATTGACAAAACGAAAACCCAAACAATCCAGATAATATACCACTGGCACATTTGTTTTGCATCGACTTGGTTTCACAGCCATGGTTCGTGGCTCACGAACCATTCATCATCCCCCTAGCAGCCACTTGGTCATACCGGGTATAACGCAAGCCAACTCCCCTAACACTTTCTAACCTAATCAGAATGAATTGAAAAACTGGTATAATTAAATTAGGGTGAATCCACCAACCACCAACCACCAACTATCTACTACCAACCACCAACCATCATCCATCCCCCTAGATACTCCCTACATACGCCCTACATAATGCATGGGGAATGGCACTTATCCACATTTCGGTATCACTTAAACAGTCGACAAGAAATAGCCCACCTTTTAGGAGTAATAAGCATTTGAAAAACAATCACTTATACGATACAAGAAAAAGATGCCGATAGTTGCAGAACAAAAAACGAATACTACCGCAACGGCAGCTGAAACCGATACAGCAAAGCCGGCAATTGAAAACCCTTTTTACCAAAAGCTTCTGTAGCCAGCCAACCACTATTGGAGGTTTCAAAACAAACGGATTCCAGTTGGCCGGTTTGAATGGAAGGCGGCAGCGTAAATAGCTGTACGTTGCCTGTAAGACGAATAGCAGTACCCCGTTGCGCAATGGCAATCAATTGCACGGCTCCCTGCCTTGAATAAGCAGTCAGCAGCAGCCAGCCCTTGGCATGGTACGCAGCATCGGTTATTTTAAAAGCACCGGTATGCAGGCTGTCTACCAATGTTGCTTTGTAGTGGCCGGCCTTTGCCGGCATTGTATAATGATAGCTAGTACTACCCGCCCAGTTTTTACTAAATAAATGCACCTGCTGCTGATGCACCACTATGGCTTCACAATCGAAACGGGTATGGTTGCCGGTAACAGCGCTGTAGTCTGTTTGGTCGGCATAGCTGAACCCGATTTTCCCAATAGCCGATGCTGGAATCACAATTTTCTTTTTGCCCGCTACAATCAACTTTTTAGGCACCATATAAATGGCCAGGTTCTTTCTGTTGCCCGATTGATTGTTGCCCACATCAGCCACATAAAAATGCGTGGCATCCTGGCCCATGGCTTCCCAATCTTCATTGTGAATACCTTCCAATACGATGGTTTGTTGAATGTCGCCCTGCGTATTGCATACATACAAATGCGCTGGATGGCCGCCATCGTTCAGCATCAGCAACTGCTTGCGTTCCGGCCAGTATTGTACCGCACTTACTTCTTCGAGTTTGTTATCCAGTGCAGCCACTTTTTCAGGACTATACCGCGTAGCAGACTGTGCCTGTAAAACAACAACTGCCAACAAACTCAGGAAGCTTGTCAGCAGTTGCTTGGTATGCAAAAATGAAAACATGTAGCTGGGTTATTTCACTTCAATCTCGTGGCCCATCTTATCCCGCTTCGCCACCAGATAATCATGGTTGTGAGGATTAGACGGTACTTCCAAACCAACGGTATCTACAATCTCCAACCCGTAGCCCATCAGGCCCACCCGTTTCTTGGGGTTGTTGGTCATGAGTCTGATTTTGCTGACGCCCAAATGCCGGAGTATTTGCGCACCAACGCCATAATCCCGGGCATCGGCAGGCAGCCCCAGCATCAGGTTGGCTTCCAGCGTATCGGCACCCTCCTCTTGCAGCTTGTACGCCTTCAGTTTGTTCACCAGGCCAATGCCCCTGCCCTCTTGGTTCATGTATAAAATCACACCCTTTCCTTCAGCTTCTACTTTTTGCAATGCACAAGCCAGTTGATCGCCACAGTCGCAACGGAGGCTACCCAAAATATCGCCGGTAAAACAACTGCTGTGTACCCTTGTAAGCACCGGTTCATCTTTGACCCAGTCCCCTTTTACGATGGCCAGGTGTTCCATGTCGTTGCTCTTGTCTTTGAAAGCCACCAACTGAAAATGACCGTATTTGGTCGGCATGGCTACCCGCACTATTTCTTCAATCAGCGTATCCTGCTTCAGCCGGTACTCAATCAGGTCTTTAATAGAAATGAGCTTGAGGTTCCATTTTTTGGCAATTTCCTCGAGTTGAGGAAGCCGTGCCATGCTGCCATCTTCATTCATAATTTCCACCAGTACCCCCGCAGGTTCATATCCGGCCAGACGGGCCAAATCGACTGTGGCTTCTGTATGACCGGTACGGCGCAATACACCGCCGGCCTTGGCTATCAACGGAAAAATATGCCCGGGGCGCCCCAAATCAGATGGTTTGGTAGCCGGGTGTATCAAAGCCTGTACAGTTTTAGCCCGGTCTTGTGCAGAAATACCGGTACCTGCACCGGGGCCAATCAGGTCCACCGAAACAGTAAACGCCGTTTCATGCATGCTGGTATTGCTGCTGACCATAGGCTGCAAATCCAGTTCAGCGCATCGTTCAGCTGTCAAAGCAGCGCATACCAGCCCACGTCCGTAAGTAGCCATGAAATTGATGACTTCAGGAGTCACACATCGGGCAGCACAAATAAAATCGCCTTCATTTTCGCGGTCCTCATCATCCACTACAATCACCAGTTTTCCCAATCGGATGTCTTCAATCGCACTTTCAATAGTATCCAGCATAACAAGATTTAGAGGTCAAAATTAGGAAAGCACCTGCATCTGCCCTGCTTTAATTCCGGAAATACAAGGCGGCGGAGGGGCAATGAATTGTTAACAATATTCCGAACAATTAATGTGTTGTTCCTGTTTCTTTGCACTGTAAAAAACTCCAAAACTTATGTTGAGAAATTTTCTCCGGTTCATGGCAGTGATGGCCATTACACTGGTATCCAACACTGTTATGAGTCAGGTAACAACC
The Phnomibacter ginsenosidimutans genome window above contains:
- a CDS encoding GTP pyrophosphokinase — translated: MIDFLEKKENFKEFYAANIDNIHSAEKSFRNLIYLLLSNTQEFITPKIISRVKERNECIEKFNLKYRKEVEKSKKNYEIKDFITDLIGIRVICMYESDIEKVVDVVKENFETLDITNKTLQLLQKKDTFGYKGVHLDLKLNKERSGFKEYQHIAQYQFEVQVRSIVQDAWSEVDHKLKYKKSLSDKLQRRVINLAALFEMADREFDAIRLETKAEIEEKIKQEELLLKEKLDVGNFLNYCNSVFKDFVFEDYKVEGFIYEIVNLKELTIGDLKDAFEKHHELVERYKKYREDTYGDKMNPYTILRHTLYTYNSRIFQSLLFDLQRDNYSNWIANNP
- a CDS encoding transposase, yielding MSFAYNIKDQGALHFLTFTVHQWADVFTRQQYVDLYLDSLQYCQQEKGLLIYGWVVMTNHIHLLARAANENLSEIIRDHKKFTAKKICTAIAANEKESRKEWLSLIYNVKVISGFGKKVIMVKRFTVKLSFFRNWNTYTKIQFVQASWKALNTM
- a CDS encoding thermonuclease family protein; its protein translation is MRLHGIDCPEKGQPFGQVAKQFASKAIYGKTVKVDSTDTDRYGRTIGIVWYDEPAQSLNEALLKAGLAWHYTRYDQNAAWAKLELAARTAQIGLWADKQPVAPWEWRYMQ
- a CDS encoding helix-turn-helix domain-containing protein, whose translation is MKREELLKSREYWIAQIQLKLYEMIENYRKENNLNKTQLAQRLGVTKGYITQILNGDFDHKVSKLVDLALAFDKVPCFEFENFEQYLLCDKLGMNDIKINARPIIHLTVSHSYTLPRKDTDTNADTGLFHSDQITYTLNKPGCITEVPALN
- a CDS encoding bifunctional 3,4-dihydroxy-2-butanone-4-phosphate synthase/GTP cyclohydrolase II encodes the protein MLDTIESAIEDIRLGKLVIVVDDEDRENEGDFICAARCVTPEVINFMATYGRGLVCAALTAERCAELDLQPMVSSNTSMHETAFTVSVDLIGPGAGTGISAQDRAKTVQALIHPATKPSDLGRPGHIFPLIAKAGGVLRRTGHTEATVDLARLAGYEPAGVLVEIMNEDGSMARLPQLEEIAKKWNLKLISIKDLIEYRLKQDTLIEEIVRVAMPTKYGHFQLVAFKDKSNDMEHLAIVKGDWVKDEPVLTRVHSSCFTGDILGSLRCDCGDQLACALQKVEAEGKGVILYMNQEGRGIGLVNKLKAYKLQEEGADTLEANLMLGLPADARDYGVGAQILRHLGVSKIRLMTNNPKKRVGLMGYGLEIVDTVGLEVPSNPHNHDYLVAKRDKMGHEIEVK